The genomic DNA ACCTCGGTACAAACCGACATGGTGCGCCTTAACATGTTAAAAGCTGCCATGACCGACGCAGCCTCGCAGCAGCTTGCGCTGTTGCAGAGCCAGACGATACGTATTCCTTTGGGTACTCTGTTAGGCTGGCAAATATTTTCGGGCCGCGGACCCAAGATTGAGTTCAAGATTGTCCCCGCTGGCTTTGTGCAGTCGCAATTAAACCACCGTTTTGATTCGGCGGGCATCAACCAGACTCGGCATCAGATTGTCATGCAGCTAGATGCAAATATCATTGCCATTTTGCCGGGCTACACCGCTGCAAGTGAGATTTCAAGCAGTTTGATTTTGGCAGAAACAGTCATTGTTGGCGTGTCTCCCGAATCGTTCACCCAAGTATTGACCAAAAATGAT from Oscillospiraceae bacterium MB24-C1 includes the following:
- the yunB gene encoding sporulation protein YunB gives rise to the protein MFRRIWPRRTLRSHAIKIRLLVFAFVTFGLLAAVDAQIRPMIESMAAYQAKVYATRVINESIGAQLTGNTVSYDSLVKVTSDYNGRVTSVQTDMVRLNMLKAAMTDAASQQLALLQSQTIRIPLGTLLGWQIFSGRGPKIEFKIVPAGFVQSQLNHRFDSAGINQTRHQIVMQLDANIIAILPGYTAASEISSSLILAETVIVGVSPESFTQVLTKNDDTAGLIADYNK